GATAGAGAATATGATCTCTTGATCAAGAAGATCTATGACCACTGGATAGCTAGGCAACTTCAGCAGATGATGCAAGACGTTCATGAGGGGGGCAACCACCTTATGACTTGGCTCCATCTAGATATTAAGAAGGAACTGAACTTCCATTTTAGTACTGATGAGGGGTTCAAGCATCACCATCTAACGTATAGAACTAATAGGGCATTGCCGAGGTCATCAAAGTATACCGGTTGGTTGGCAATTTTCATGAAGACGAAGAGCAGACAGGTATGTAGTTTGCTAatctttattaattattacttaaattaattattacttgatttattttattagttggtTTTAATATGTGTAGTCTAAGTTATTGGAGGGTGAGGCGACATTGGCAAAGACCTTCAAGTATATCGATACGTTAAAGGACAACAAAGAGAGATTTGCTGACGAGAGGTCTGTGGTTCATTATGTgagtttcaattaattttagttttgaaaTGTATTCGGCTTAAAGTCAATCAACTGTCATCCTAATCACAACGTATGTTACACAGGAGGACTACATGCAAAGATTGGAGACCGCGACCCAGCAATCTCAGCCTAGTGGGGACGACCCCGACTCCAATGCCCCAAGTCGTAGGTCCTGATAAGGTTTGGCATGAGACCACCTTTGAGCCCTACAAAAATCACGTCTACGGGTTAGGATCGTTCTTCGCTAGCGGCCTCCGCACCTCCACATTGTCGATTTGAGGGAAGAGGTGCAGAAGCTCACACAGGAGCTTCACTAAAAAGCTCAGCAGTCTAAAGAGAAGTACAACGAGCTTCTTACACGCGTGGGAGACAACGTTGCCATCAGGGTGAAGCTATGGAGAAGTTGGAGCAGTTAGAGCGTTTGTGAAACCAGATAGCAGTGTACATCAAGCAGATGTGCACTTAAGGTAGTAGCGCTGCTAGTACCAGTGGTAGCGCTGTTGGTGGGGCACCAGCATCAGCACCTAGTCCGCCACCCCCAACAGGGGCATGATGACGACGACGATTATTGGGATCCGTAGGGTTTagggatttaatttattttgtctaTTTCATTGTATTTTACTTCTTTgacattttattatatttagacccttgatatttaataaaatcattagtTAATTTCTggtatttaaaatttgtacactaattttgtaaaaaaaattaatttgactactaattctgcaaaaaaaaaaaaaagcataccGGTAAAATAATCCAATGATAAATGGGAGCCAGAAAATATAATATGGGCGCTAAAATTACTGTCGAAAGATTTTGACAGTAACCAACTGCTTATTTTCGTcgtattaattataaaatctgcCGGTAATTAATGTTGGACAAAATAAACCGCTAATAAACATTTTTTGGTGTCATTTATACTGTCAACTGTATTCTAACGATAAACAAACTACCAGtaaatttatttcataaatctgtcaataaaaaaatattctaacgATAGTatccaatatttttttgtggtattttgctaaaaaatatctttataaaacaatttatttttctttaaaaaggtAAGGTTAACATTAACTAAttagttacaaaaaaaattaaataaattaaagaaaagatttttttaaaattataaaaaaataattattttaacatcCCCCAAAAGAAAAGCGTTATAATTTTCTCATACTATTATGCGTGTAAGCTTTCATTTTCATAACTTCATTCGAAAGCAAAACCTTTAACATACAAAGTGTGATCTTTCAATGATAACGTTTTGTATAAGGGCACGTCATAATcctaatactaatataaatttttggtGTTAAATGTATTTTAAATGTTTAAGCATCAAGCATTTCGTAATGTAGAGAACCAGGTTGAGAGGCATGTGAGgattgttttaaaaataaaagtatgcattaaaattatttttaatttttatcgaGTCTCCTTACATTAAATTACtctaattttttacaaaaataaccctaaatcaaaataaaaaaaaagattatgttCGAAATCATAGTCATAACGACCGGACTGTATTGATTGATTCAACCAAAAAATTggtaaattgaatttttaatcgGTCCGATCTAATATTTGAACTCTTTAAGAAATAGAATTGGTTAAAATCGTTGAAAACCATCCAAAACTGATGAAAATCGATTCAACCGAaccattcaaaaaaaattctaaaattaatgAAGATGTAGCTCAAACCTAGATCTTCTTTGTAAGTGTACCTTGTCACTAAACTATATTGTTCCTTATTATTTTGAAagctaattattaattatataatgaaaaaatactataattttatatacttatttaataataactgaattataaatttattcattataatttgtttaaatttgattgtttttaaaatattagtcaagatatatatatttttaaaattttaattttaggttttagactattttatattttttgtaggaCCGGCTATACTTCATGGTACAGAGTGTTGGGCGGTCAAAggagagcacgaacataagttgagtgtggcagagatgaagatgttgagatggatgagtggtcatacgcgattggataaaataaggaacgaagatataagggagagagttggagtagcacccattgtggaaaagatggttgaatcgcgtctcaggtggtttggacatgtgagaagaagaccgacagaACACCCAGTTAGAagggtggatgagatgaaaAATGGACAAGGATGAAAGACAGagaaagacctaagaagaccacaATGCCATTGTTAGAAGTTTTTGGTGGTTAGGATTGTGTTCCATAGCCCACGAAGGAGCTTCCTCGAACACGCAACGATTCTCATTGTCCTCTAATATTTGTTGTGTGCAAAATGGAGACGAGAATGATGACATTGTCCTGATGTGCGAATGTGAAGTCTATGCTATATTGTATAAGTTTAGGATATCAACGAATGCCAATAGGTTGTTTCTCGGGTACTCCTTCTTCAAGGTAAgatagttattaattttaaagttaattaattgatgTAGTTcattggttttttattttttttataaacctgCAGCTAAAAATTTCAGCCCACTGCAAATTCTTTGTTTGGTTTAATGAATATGTTGCAAAAGTTAGAAATACAGACAAGTCAATTTGTGATAATGAAGTTGATGATGTAGAGGAGTACTTGTGCAAGAATAAAATGCAACAGAGATAGTTAATCTAAAGGGAAAAAATAGCCTATataaagaggaagaaaaaaattaatgtgtTGATTATTCttgtatgtttatttataaCTTGTGTTGCTGTTGTTGTCATCAAATCTAGAAAAACAGATAATTAAAAGAAGGTACATGGTTGTTATAATGAATGATGCTATTTTGGTCATCTATTATATCATAGATTTAAATGggctatatataataaattaataatgtattaaaGGTGAACTGTATTAAGTTTTTTGATGTACTAAACATCCAAACATATAGAATGATAACTTAAAAGGGATTACAATTCCAGTAAAATAAGCTAACATGACAAAGTTGGCCTTTCACATTAGTATCTTAGTTtgccaaaacaaaacaaaaagtaataGTGTATagcataaacaagaaaaaaaaagtttaatatcAAGTTTCACATCTAATACAAGTaagtttttaaaatagtttaatcAAGACTTTGAATTGTTGATTCCTGGAATAGGGATGAATTTGAATATCCTTTTAGCGTCAGTGCTTACTGTAGCCAAAGTCTTTTGAAATGGTCCTCCATTAACCGCCACATTTGGTTGCTGCGATGGTGCTACAATTTATTGTTGTTTGCAAAGAGTCTTTTTTCTTATTGATTGCTTGGGTCTCAAGGGAGCTTGGGTTGGCCTTTTTAAAACTTGAGTTGGAGGTCTAAATGGCTCTTGATCTACTCTTGCAGGTACTGCAAATATAGACACAGATAGGCTTGGTGCTACTGGTAATTCCTGAGAGCTTGTTAGATGAAGTTGTTGTTGATTGATAGTAGAATTTGTGTTAGCCTGCAAAAAATTATGCACTTTCATaagattaacaataataaaaaaattagtcacaACATTTGAAATTTGTTCACTGCTTGATTTTGATTGGTTGCCTTAGGAGTATTTTGTTTGCCACCTTGAACAATGACAACAGAAGAATGTGTCACACTTGTTATCATAGGGTTCATAAGAAATTAACTTGACAACTATTAtctcacaaaaaataaaatgtacaaGATAGTCCctcagaaaaattaaaaaaaaaaaacacctaaATCCTTCGCTTTTTACGATTCATATCACAACTTAAATATAtcttgtattttaaatttgaatctttcaaattttatgattcatatcacaacttattttaaaacaGAATCAGTTAGGATCTCATTTAAacttagaatttaaatttagaaatgGAATAACTATTTATTCTCAattctcatttaatattctcaattatcataaagaatataataatattttatttgaattaatataattatttatttgatcaaattaaaataataattaaataattctttaacaaaaattagaatACTCGTTATTGTGTGACCCTATAGGTTTAATACTAAGCAAAttgtaaattagtcatactaaatttactaatcaatgTTGGCGTCTAGCTGCACTATTTAACGACCTGATAGtatgaaataatatatttttactaagaactcGAGAAGAATAAAGtataatttcttctatctttctaACTGTTAGTTAACTtttagagtatggtttaattgttaAACTAtaacttattactattattataatgaattgtgaatgttctaaaaaacttatttattcattcattcaatctccttggccaaggttttattTATTCCAATCATTATAATCATAATGCTCAAATTCTTTATCGAGAATTGatagattttttattaactaataattaattctacaaatatttaaatcatatccAATAGCtattcaactagcaccctaaCGTATTAGGTGTTtgaaatcaaagtataatagATATCTTGTTAATTATTATGATAGTCGCAGGTCAAATTAAAGGAAACTCTTTACCATATTCATCTTAAAAATGTCTTATTAACAAATATGCAAAAATTATAACTATTAGTAACTAGTCATATCTGTATATGcactatttatatatataatttaatgaatgagatctattaatttttgttCAATAAAAAAGATGCTCTGGAACAATTAGGAGATTTTCTAGAAGAAATACGGGGTTTTGCTTCTGGCGGCAACATGCTAGGGGGTGGTGGTCCCGCTTATGGGGTCAAATCAATACGTTCTAAGAAGAAATATTGGAATCTCTTCGATCTCATAAGTATCATACCAAATCCCATCAATCGAATCGCTTTTTCGAGAAATACGAGACATCTAAGTCATACAAGTAAAGCGATCTATTCcttgataagaaaaagaaaaaacgtgAATGGTGATTGGATTGATGATAAAATAGAATCCTGGTTCTCGAACAGTGATTCGATTGATGATAAAGAAAGAGAATTCTTGGTTCAGTTTTCTACCTTAACGACAGAAAAAAGGATTGATTAAATTCTATTGAGTCTGATTTATAGTGATCTTTTATCAAAGAATAACTATGATTGTCCAAAATATTAACAGTTTTCAGTATCTTATCAATGGCTTCTCTTGTATTACCAGGCATGAGCGGTTTTATTACAgaattgatgattttttttggaataaaaaatcaatcaaaaatatcttttaacgacaaaaatactaataattttttaaaatacaattgAAATTATATTAACTCCTATTGGTacaattaaatttgttaaaggTTAAGCAGTTAGAATTTTTACAAGTGCCTATTGATTCTATAAACATGCATTGACATTGGTGATCCACTAACTGTTGAAcccatttaaatttttatctaataaaaaatagcTACATTCctttaacaaattaaagaaaaaaaggaaggaaaatCATGAATGATGGATTAGTTGTGTGTATAGTGGCTAACTATTGGCCTATTGGTATTGGAGATGATTAGATGAATGAGAGTATGATGATAGGGTTATGATATATGAATGGTGCAAAATGGCAAAGAGGCAACTAGTCCTTCTTGTGGGACCCATGGTCCCCATACAATTACAATACAATGCACATGTCTGGTTTGGGTCCACCATTTCTAAGCCTGTGATTCTGTGAAGTGTGAACCATACCCTAATGCTCTATATACCCTATTGTCCTTCTGTCGCTACCAACAATCAAAAAGTACCAGTAACTTGATAATGATATAACTTCAATGGAAAAGTCCCCACAGTATGAAAGATATACTTATAGTGactaatttctttaaaaaaaaactacttATACTCTAAAATTCAAAGATTCTGAATATccgtataaaaatataattgttataattaattatgtatttaaattattttttaattaacaaaataaaaaattatgtattcgattattaaaaatatttatgtcaaaataatatttattataaagagTACAGAtgtaacaaaagataaaaaataaccaAGAATTTTTTCACAGTAAGATGAGATTTAAATGCTGATCACTTAATTAAGAAATTAGATAAAGATGGATGTTTATGCTGAAAATTATTGACAATAATTGAAGTGTAGTTTTTTCAAAGGCAACAATtattaatgttttaaaataaatgatcttggtgttgggaataagacaccattcctccttgagaaaacacctttgacagagaaataaaatagacacaatcacaacacaagaatttaacgtggaaactccaattatcggagaaaaaaccacggccgttgtcaaatgacaaccagagaatatcactatgtgaaaattgttacaacacatagacttctttctctcaccggcaccccagtacacctacactctctcaaagcaaatatctaactacacctcacaacactctctaatcaaagagtacagaggaaaagaaaaatcagatacaagcttaaagtgtttctgactggtgcaaaaacaaatggagaacttagcctcatatttatagcctaagccacccactccatttgctatcctaagcaatgtgggactaattcaaccaaatcctaacatTAATCACCCGGCCAAACCACATCATTCCATAACCAATCAAAATATGGCAATTATGCAACTTATCATAACTTACCAAATAGGGAATACCTCACCCTATTACGGTCTCTGGTCTAATTTCACACCAATGGTTCCGTCACACACCTTGCATCTTAACGCCAACCAATGCCCGTGTGCAATTGTGGACCCGATTGCCACAACTTATCCTTATCCATGGCAGTGCGGTAATACCATGAggatactttttgtcttctagAGAACATCATCTTCTCTCATAGAGAGAGCAACCAGAGATCTTCTCCTTCAACGCCTTGTGCAAACCTGATTGTATCAACACATCCTTGACTTGTATTTGCCACAagccaaaattgattcttccatcaaatttctctatttaaAGCTTCATATCCTGACATTGTTGCAACCGTATACTGAAATAGTATAACTTAACTGTAGACCGTGCACTAGGAAGGGTCCCCAGGAAAGAGAGGTGAGTCACaatggacacacttaaataccaagTCTTTTCTTAGCCAGAACCTTTCCAAACTGCACTCTCGTAAGTCTTTCCTTAGCCAGAACCTTTTCCAAACTGCACTCTCACAGTGTCACACTGccttccagcaacaacaacagcaaccaaaGATCAACCTCAAGCCACAAGACAATTCTTTTCTAATGTGGAAGGTCAGACTAGGCTGCAACCACAGAGCATACTAAGAATAAATCCCACCGAAccaggctctgataccacttgttgggaataagacaccattcccccttgagaaaacacctttgacagagaaataaaatagacacaatcacaacacaagaatttaacgtgaaaactccaattaccggagGAAAAACTacggccgttgtcaaatgacaaccagagaatatcactatgtaaaaattgttacaacacatagacttctttctctctaacaccggcaccccaatacacccacactctcaaagtaaatatttaactacacctcacaacactctctaatcaaagagtacagaggaaaagaaaaatcagatacaagcttaaagtgtttctgactggtgcaaaaataaatgaagaacttagcctcatatttatagcctaggccacccactccatttgctatcctaagcaatgtgggactaattcaaccaaatcctaacacTTGGTTGGGCCTACCACCCAAAAGGCAAGGAATTGGCACCACTATAATTTCTCAACCTTAATTGAAGGAACATGCAATATCTAAAGTACAACCTAGAGAGTGATATGATATCAATACATACATAACttcaattttattcatttactataATTAAACTTTGGTGAACATATATAATCACTTCTTCCATCAAGAATAGACAATTTACAGAATCAATGCTTTAATAATTGCATTAAGTTACAATCCATTCCCATTGAGGAACCAAAAACTCTTCTTAATTATGATTTAGGACTCAATTGAGAGCACAAATCTTTGGAGAAATTCTTCATTGTTAAGGAATTGTGTCATGTGCCTCATAATATGATGATATCAATATATATGTGGGGCCTCTCGTGTCTTCaagaggaaaaataaataaatatatttttgtagcTTCTTAAATTGATGTAGAAGAGCCACCAAGTGTAGGGTCTGTTTGGTAATAAACAACATCACCAGTGTCACTAACATAATGATCTTTCTTCATGCTTCTCATCAAATCTCCAATAAGGTGAAATGGAAGAGGTAGAGATTTCTTTGGCTCTCGGTAATACTTTCCAAGAACTGGCTTTGCTGCTTCAGTCTACAATTACAACCAAAAATGCAACAAAATTAAGCAattcatttgaaaaaaaattagggttaatcggttttgtgtttgtattttcagtattttctatttttaaatttatatgaacagaaaagtaaaaaaaaattgaaaataacaaCACAAACCAAACATACACTTAGGGTgtatttagtttgtattttattttctatttttatttttaatattttttatttttaaaaatgtaaaataaaaaaagaaaaaataaaaagtaaaaataaaaataaatttattatttttactattttattttttcttagaatattaaaaataaaaaaacattaaaaataaaaataaataatgaaaatacaaaCCAAACAAATCCTTAATTTCTTTgtcctaaaatatttttttttttcagacaAACCAATACATTAATTTGTTTTGTACTAATTTTTCTGAAAATATAGCTAGtttgaaatagaaaaattacTATAATGTAGAATAATGAAGATTATAAGGGTTGTGTTGTACTAACTGCTTCTATTAAGTGATAATGGGGAATTTGAGGAAAGAGATGATGTATGACATGAGTTCCAATATCATGGTGAATATTATTAATCCAACCATAGTCACGATCAAGAGTTGTAAGCCCGCCCCTAAGGTAGCTCCATTCCTGtccaaacataaatcaaacaagctaagattgatttttttttaaaaaaatatatataaaataagagtttaattttgatatcatGTATGATGTATTGCACAAATATTTAATCACatctatttttaattatgatcatTCATATTAATTCTTTTTACTAATATAATGTTATAAAACTGTTTTATACTAATCGCGTATCGAAATTAAGTGCTTGTTTGGGTGtcattaaattgataaaataaaaaatattttcttttatctttttagcatatttagtaaatttttagtaataataaaaaaaacactagaaaaataaaaaatatttttttaaaaaaattataatttatatatttttaaaaaatttcgaaCATAAAACTAGTTTTACTCCTCTATaagatgttttaaaaaaattaactcgaaaaaaaatattttcttacaaATTTAACCGAACAAGCCCTAAATTCATTTAATAAAAACACTATGTCCGAAagtttttcattcaagaaaagTACAATAACCAATTTGAGCAAAAACATCTTACATcataagaaggaaagaagaaatgaaTACCTCTCCACGGTACCATGGTAATTTGTCTTCATGGCCATGGTGATGCAAATAAGTAACAAAGTCCAACCACATAACAAAAAGCTACAATTCAAAGCAAGTTGGCAAAATTAGTCAAATTAGgactaaatcaaaattaattaagtgtCTAATTAGAAGTTACAAGGTAGAATTGGAACATACCACGTAAGGAATGCCATAAAGCTTAAGCAATTGGATTGGACCCATCACAAACCCTAACCCAACTAGCAAAGAAGCCATGGCTGCCCAACAAATTGTTGAAGTGATAACATCTTTTCTCTCATTTGAGACAAACAAGTCACTATCTGGATGAAAGTGAGAACCTGTCTTCCCAGGACTTCTGCTCCACTGAATTAAAAGATAATcaaatcaaaaaaatcaaagttttcaatttcttgtagaaaaggggaaaaaaaagcaataaatggTCAATTCGGGTAAAAATTGTCAACCCAGAGAAataattgcatgttttttaaacatatttaataCGTACTTTAATTAACATTTATAGCGGCTAATTTTCATTTATATaacattgaaaaataatataaaattaaaaaaatgagtagTTTATACTTTTCTAGACCCAttaaatatgttttaaaaatatacgactatatcctttttttgtttttaaattggGCATTATAACTTACAAGGTATATAGGATATGCAAGCATTGGAAAAGGTATTGTGAATCTTAAGGTACGTGTTACATTGTCCAAGCTCTTGAAGATTTTTTCAGGCAGCTGCAAAAAAATTGACATGAAACTTCTTAGTTTAGAAACTTTGATtgatatgtaaaaaaaaaagagcaaaacaGATTCCTTAAAAAAACAGAACAAATATTTCTTAATCATGGTCTTACCGGGTGCCAAGATTCATCATTTTCAACATGGCCATGGTTTTGATGATGAGTTCTATGACTAATTCTCCTGTTAGATTTCATGAAAATATCAGCATCAAAGATTACACTATAAAtattgcaaattaaattaggaaGAAAACAGAGGACTTGAGAAAAATTGCATGAACATTATTATTAGCATTAACATACCATCCATGATATGGTACTAGAATTGAAGAATGCAGCAAATGTCCAACAACACTGTTCAGTTTGGGATTGTTTGAGAAGCTTCCATGACcactaaaagaagaaaaagagatgaAATTTGCAATAAGCATTGCAAGTTATATATTACTAAACAAATGAGTTTCTTAAGTTTTGAATAGATTGAAAAACATAGCATTCAATAACAAAAGTgtaaaacaaaaagcaaaaacaagGGTTTGAAGAGAATTACCAATCATGACCAAGAACAAAAAGTGCCCAAAACATGGTTCCTTGAGCAGCCCAATAGAGAGGCCAAACAATCCAATTGTTGAGGTGTGCAGCAGCAGCCGCCAAaccaagaacaacaacaacatctcTCACAACATAACTCATTGACCTCCATGGATCCTTCACCCAACAGTGCTTAGGTATTGCTGCTCTTATGTCACTCAATTTGAATGGTGGTGGTGCACCAGGGTCAAATTCACAAACTTCTCTTTTTTCAACAACACCATTGatgattccttcttcttcttcttcctcctcaatGGTGCCAACCCTTAAAGGTACACTAACCTTAATCTCccagcttcttcttctctccttaAAACTACAACATTGGAACCTTGTTTGTTGTTGGAAGCTCTTCAGATCTGAGGATAAGAATGTGGAGTTTATAGAAGAAGATTTGGTGCATGAAATGGATCCAGTTCTTGGTCTAGGGAACATTGGGGGAAGAGGCCTTAACCCACATTCTGATAAGACCCATGTTGCCATTggaaaacacacacacacacacacccaAATGGTGGAAGATTTAACCTAAAAGGgttgttttttttattggttCTGTTCCTTCCTAGTCCCTTGGAGGGCACAAAGGTAAAGTTACAAAACTAAGAAAATATGAATAACGTTATATATGgttgtgtgtgtgagagagagataGAGGAGAGGGTGAATGAAACACGCACAAATATGTGAACCAAAATAAGAGGGTTACAAGTTATAACTTACAAGTTGCAAACTAAGCCAAAGAACAAAATATCTAAAggacaaacaataaaaaattgagaGGAGTTTAAGGTTGTAACGATGCACTTGTGTTTAAACAAGAGCCAAACGTTGTGTTTCTCTCTCCCctctttctctttatttttactttctgaCAAAACGTGTTCTCTTCCTTCCTTCCTTCACCCCCCACTTGACGATTCTCAAATCTAGCAGAAGACCTAAGTATTTATGACAAAAGGGTATCCAAAAAGGGTTTCAAGATTcaattttgaagaagaagaaagggtgCGGCTCCAAGAGGGTTATTCTTACCATCttcttatataataataataataataataataataataataatatgttgtatgtattattattttggtGTCTGATGAGGACGGTGGAGGATGCAATTTGGTCATGTTGATAATGTGTTTGGATATATGAGTGTTAGGAACTGTGCAATTTTCCATACAAATGTTAGCGTTTAGTGGAATTATTATGAATCCACCCAAGTGGGGGGAGGAATGGGTGgaaaattcttcattttgtgtgTTGTCTTTAGCTATTAGTATTTGATGGCACTAACTAAGTGGAACCCTAAATGTGATGATTGATGTATCACTACTAATAACTAACCTAATTTCGTTATGTTGCTTTTAGAAACGATGATATTTTATAGGaggatataattattagtttaagcttttattttttcttttaatttttaagctggggaaattttgaatttatctttTGTTGTAGAGTaaataaacaaacaagaaaataaatataaaataaaaaactataagACTCTAGTATTAACATTTATTAATGTTCTTATTTTCCTATAATAGAACTAATctctatatttattaatattataattattataatttaaaactacagagaaataaaaaatatttatattgtaATGTGAAGAGAGCAAgagaatatttattttattactgtGTGTCTTGTCTCGTATCATACCTCTAATTTACACATGTATAGAGTTCATATTTTCAACCTTCATTAAATGTAAATTCTCTCTTGGTAACAGGAATATTCTTTCATGGAAAAACTGAGTCAGTCACCTATGATATTAATGGGCATCCACATCCTTCgtgcttatcacaacactccccctGGATGACAATT
This sequence is a window from Arachis duranensis cultivar V14167 chromosome 2, aradu.V14167.gnm2.J7QH, whole genome shotgun sequence. Protein-coding genes within it:
- the LOC107475149 gene encoding omega-3 fatty acid desaturase, chloroplastic, producing the protein MATWVLSECGLRPLPPMFPRPRTGSISCTKSSSINSTFLSSDLKSFQQQTRFQCCSFKERRRSWEIKVSVPLRVGTIEEEEEEEGIINGVVEKREVCEFDPGAPPPFKLSDIRAAIPKHCWVKDPWRSMSYVVRDVVVVLGLAAAAAHLNNWIVWPLYWAAQGTMFWALFVLGHDCGHGSFSNNPKLNSVVGHLLHSSILVPYHGWRISHRTHHQNHGHVENDESWHPLPEKIFKSLDNVTRTLRFTIPFPMLAYPIYLWSRSPGKTGSHFHPDSDLFVSNERKDVITSTICWAAMASLLVGLGFVMGPIQLLKLYGIPYVLFVMWLDFVTYLHHHGHEDKLPWYRGEEWSYLRGGLTTLDRDYGWINNIHHDIGTHVIHHLFPQIPHYHLIEATEAAKPVLGKYYREPKKSLPLPFHLIGDLMRSMKKDHYVSDTGDVVYYQTDPTLGGSSTSI